A genomic window from Peptococcus niger includes:
- a CDS encoding deoxycytidylate deaminase has product MLDRPDWDSYFMDIVQIVKNRSSCIRRQVGALLVKDHRIITTGYNGAPAGMAHCGDLGGCLRMKMGFAPGTGHEYCRALHAEQNAIMQAAIMGVSISDATLYCTDSPCTLCAKMLIGVGVRRVVFLGEYPDRLAMDLFAEAGIPLERYNPDTRQTERYLSEA; this is encoded by the coding sequence ATGTTAGACCGTCCGGATTGGGACAGCTATTTTATGGATATTGTACAAATCGTTAAAAACCGTTCTTCCTGCATCAGGCGGCAGGTCGGCGCCCTCCTGGTAAAGGACCACCGTATCATCACCACCGGCTACAACGGCGCCCCGGCAGGCATGGCCCATTGCGGTGACCTGGGCGGCTGCCTGCGTATGAAAATGGGCTTCGCGCCAGGCACCGGCCATGAATACTGCCGGGCCCTGCACGCCGAGCAAAACGCCATTATGCAAGCCGCCATCATGGGGGTGTCCATCAGTGATGCCACGCTTTACTGCACCGATTCACCCTGCACGCTGTGCGCTAAAATGCTCATCGGCGTGGGGGTGCGACGGGTGGTTTTTTTAGGCGAATACCCAGACCGCTTGGCAATGGATTTATTCGCCGAAGCTGGCATTCCGCTGGAGCGGTATAACCCTGACACCCGCCAAACCGAGCGCTATTTGTCTGAGGCATAA